Proteins co-encoded in one Conger conger chromosome 4, fConCon1.1, whole genome shotgun sequence genomic window:
- the dipk1c gene encoding divergent protein kinase domain 1C: MWPPRRGCILRWLGLRVFRRTTLLFALFWFGFWVFLNGLVFVHRTIFSDFCTNDKSKQVLQRVCKEYKQGILTGDLCEDLCVTRQLEYKRCLYFENGKKVIKADWRGVPVVLKSKLENFSSYESFSLLDYQDAPDLSPMDIVFYAMLEIKSSLGLEVRNATVPQLWSQRLREQGRPYSRAEVASLWSLLQQEEYAFFKVLQDLSRHVVKVLGSCGHFYAVEYLIAGHAWNQNLFSLEEISGLSGSAGDGSSSSFSHSFSSGHGVWMERDMVHQIALSFLEMVRHFENDFSHRLHLCDIKPENFAIRKDLTVVAIDVDMAFFEPKMQDILEQNCTNDDDCNFFDCISKCDVHKNKCGSKRINSNLQVICDKIFRLWFSPTLLGARAGLPLQVALQRAVQDCAETAGGEETERSHAIQQRLLAILKQLLRDGPRQGDAEGRSHTALNF, encoded by the exons ATGTGGCCACCCAGACGGGGCTGCATCCTCAGGTGGCTGGGTCTGAGGGTCTTCCGGAGGACCACGCTCCTCTTTGCCCTCTTCTGGTTCGGGTTCTGGGTGTTTCTCAACGGCCTGGTCTTCGTGCACAGGACCATTTTCTCCGATTTCTGCACCAATGACAAGAGCAAGCAGGTCCTTCAGAGAGTG TGCAAGGAGTACAAACAGGGCATCCTGACAGGAGACCTCTGTGAGGACCTGTGTGTGACCAGGCAACTAGAGTACAAGCGCTGTTTGTATTTCGAGAATGGCAAGAAGGTGATCAAGGCCGACTGGCGGGGCGTGCCCGTAGTGCTGAAGTCCAAGCTGGAGAACTTCTCCTCCTACGAGAGCTTCAGTCTGCTGGACTACCAGGACGCCCCCGACCTGTCGCCCATGGACATCGTTTTCTACGCCATGCTGGAAATCAAGAGCTCCCTTGGGCTGGAGGTGCGAAACGCCACGGTGCCCCAGCtgtggagccagagactgcggGAGCAGGGCCGGCCTTACTCCCGGGCCGAGGTGGCCTCCCTCTGGTCGTTGCTCCAGCAGGAGGAGTACGCCTTCTTCAAAGTCCTGCAGGACCTCAGCCGGCATGTCGTGAAGGTGCTGGGGTCTTGCGGGCACTTCTACGCTGTGGAGTACCTCATCGCTGGCCACGCCTGGAACCAGAACCTTTTCTCTCTGGAGGAGATTTCAGGCCTGTCTGGGTCAGCGGGTgatggctcctcctcctccttctcacaCTCCTTTTCTTCAGGCCATGGGGTTTGGATGGAGAGGGACATGGTGCACCAGATCGCCCTCAGCTTCCTTGAGATGGTCCGGCATTTTGAGAACGACTTCTCTCACCGCCTCCACCTCTGTGACATCAAGCCAGAGAACTTTGCCATCAGGAAGGATCTCACG GTCGTGGCCATTGATGTCGACATGGCTTTCTTCGAGCCCAAAATGCAGGACATTCTAGAGCAGAACTGCACCAACGACGATGACTGCAACTTTTTTGACTGCATCTCGAAATGTGATGTGCATAAAAACAAGTGTGGCTCAAAGCGAATAAACAGCAACTTACAG GTGATCTGTGACAAGATCTTCAGGCTGTGGTTCTCGCCCACGCTGCTGGGTGCCAGGGCGgggctccccctgcaggtggcGCTGCAGCGGGCGGTGCAGGACTGCGCAGAGACGGCGGGGGGCGAGGAGACGGAGCGCAGCCACGCCATCCAGCAGCGCCTGCTCGCCATCCTCAAACAGCTCCTACGTGACGGCCCGAGACAGGGGGACGCGGAGGGACGCTCACACACGGCACTCAACTTCTAA